A genomic stretch from Seriola aureovittata isolate HTS-2021-v1 ecotype China chromosome 13, ASM2101889v1, whole genome shotgun sequence includes:
- the LOC130180723 gene encoding NACHT, LRR and PYD domains-containing protein 3-like: MEVPMKQQLLETLQDLGEEELKLFQWYLQDAELLDGFPAIKKCHLENAGRLKTVDLMVDMYTTKDVMQVAKLILKNRNEGKPSQVGPQDSPARTASAAETLDKWQPKLKSNLKKKFQCVFEGIAKAGNPTLLNQIYTELYITEGRTGKVNDEHEVRQIETASRKPDRPKTTIRQEDIFKVSTGRDEPIRTVMTKGVAGIGKTVLTQKFTLDWAEDKANQDIQFTFPFTFRELNVLKEKKFSLVELVHHFFTETKEARICRFDQFQVVFIFDGLDECRPPLDFHNTEILTDATESTSVDVLLTNLIRGKLLPSARLWITTRPAAANQIPPECVDMVTEVRGFTDPQKEDYFRKRFRDEDQASRIISHIKTSRSLHIMCHIPVFCWITATVLEEVLKTREGGELPKTLTELYIHFLVVQSKLKNVKYDRRSETDPHWSPENRDMIASLGKLAFEQLQKGNLIFYESDLTECGIDIRAASVYSGVFTQIFKEVSGLYQDKVFCFVHLSVQEFLAALHVHLTFINSGLNLLTGKKGTSLWAKLSRDKSTHFYQSAVDKALQSPNGQLDLFLRFLLGLSLRTNQNLLRGLLIQTGSDSQETVQYIKKKLKDTSSAERSINLFHCLNELNDRSLVEEIQQSLRSGSLSTDKLSPAQWSALVFILLSSEKDLDMFDLKKYSASEEALLRLLPVVKASNKALLSDCNLSERSCEALSSVLSSQSSSLRELDLSNNNLQDSGVKLLSAGLESSNCTLETLSLSGCLVTEEGCASLASALSSNPSHLRELDLSYNHPGDSGLKPLSAGLQDPDWRLDALRVEPGGVRWLRPGLRKYSCELTLDTNTVNRNLKLSDNNRKVTHVREDQSYPDHPDRFELPQLLCTTGLTGRCYWEAEWRGDVYISVSYRGIRRRGNSEDCWFGKNNQSWSLFCSDGFYSVWHNNIRTSILSSSSSASSSNRVAVYVDCPAGTLSFYRVLSDSLIHLHTFNTTFTEPLYPGFGLAVWSFGSSASLCSV; this comes from the exons ATGGAGGTGCctatgaagcagcagctgctggagactttgcaggatttgggaGAAGAAGAACTGAAACTCTTCCAGTGGTACCTGCAGGATGCTGAGTTACTGGATGGTTTCCCTGCCATCAAAAAGTGCCATCTGGAGAATGCAGGCAGACTGAAAACAGTGGACTTGATGGTCGACATGTACACTACTAAAGATGTTATGCAGGTGGCCAAGTTGATTTTAAAGAACAGGAATGAAG GAAAACCGTCACAAGTTGGGCCGCAAGACTCGCCAGCCCGTACAGCTTCTGCAGCAG aGACTCTTGACAAATGGCAGCCTAAACTGAAATCTAATCTGAAGAAgaagttccagtgtgtgtttgaggggatcgCCAAAGCAGGAAATCCAACCCTACTGAAtcagatctacacagagctctacatcacagagggaagGACTGGAAAGGTCAATGATGAACATGAGGTTAGGCAGATTGAAACAGCATCAAGGAAACCAGACAGACCAAaaacaaccatcagacaagaagacatctttaaagtaTCCACTGGAAGAGatgaaccaatcagaacagtgatgacaaagggagtggctggcattgggaaaacagtcttaacacagaagttcactctggactgggctgaagacaaagccaaccaggacatacagttcacatttccattcaccttcagagagctgaacgtgctgaaagagaaaaagttcagcttggtggaacttgttcatcacttctttactgaaaccaaagaagcaagaatctgcaggtttgatcagTTCCAGGTTGTCttcatctttgacggtctgGATGAGTGTAGACCTCCTCTGgacttccacaacactgagatcctgactgatgctacagagtccacctcagtggacgtgctgctgacaaacctcatcagggggaaactgcttccctctgctcgcctgtggataaccacacgacctgcagcagccaatcagatccctcctgagtgtgttgacatggtgacagaggtcagagggttcactgacccacagaaggaggactacttcaggaagaggttcaGAGATGAGGATCAGGCCAGCAGgatcatctcccacatcaaaacatcacgaagcctccacatcatgtgccacatcccagtcttctgctggatcactgctacagttctggaggaggtgttgaaaaccagagagggaggagagctgcccaagaCTCTGACTGAGCtgtacatccacttcctggtggttcagTCCAAACTGAAGAACGTCAAGTATGACAGAAGATCTGAGACAgatccacactggagtccagagaACAGGGATATGATTGCgtctctgggaaaactggcttttgagcagctgcagaaaggaaacctgatcttctatgaatcagacctgacagagtgtggcatcgatatcagagcagcctcagtgtactcaggagtgttcacacagatctttaaagaggTGAGTGGGCTGTATCAGGACAAGGTGTTCTGCTTTGTCCACctgagtgttcaggagtttctggctgctcttcatgtccatctgaccttcatcaACTCTGGACTCAATCTGCTGACAGGAAAGAAAGGAACTTCGTTGTGGGCTAAACTGTCAAGAgacaaatcaacacatttttacCAGAGTGCTGTAGACAAGGCCTTacagagtccaaatggacaGCTGGACTTattcctccgcttcctcctgggTCTTTCATTGCGGACCAATCAGAATCTCCTACGAGGTCTGCTgatacagacaggaagtgactccCAGGAAACAGTACAGTACATCAAGAAGAAACTCAAAGACACTtcctctgcagagagaagcatcaacctgttccactgtctgaatgaactgaatgatcgtTCTCTAGTGGAGGAGATCCAACAGTCCCTGAGATCAGGAAgtctctccacagataaactatctcctgctcaatggtcagctctggtcttcatcttactgtcatCAGAAAAAGATCTGGATATGTTTGATCTaaagaaatactctgcttcagaggaggctcttctgaGGCTGCTGCCAGTGGTAAAAGCCTCTAACAAAGCTCT actgagtgactgtaacctctcagagagaagctgtgaagcttTGTCCTCAGTtctcagctcccagtcctctagtctgagagaactggacctgagtaacaacaacctgcaggattcaggagtaaagctgctgtctgctggactggagagttcAAACTGTACTCTGGAAACTCTCAG tctgtcAGGTTGTCTggtcacagaggaaggctgtgcttctctggcttcagctctgagctccaacccctcccatctgagagagctggacctgagctacaatCATCCAGGAGACTCAGGACTGAAGCCCTTGTCTGCTGGATTGCAAGATCCAGACTGGCGACTGGACGCTCTCAG GGTGGAGCCTGGTGGAGTCAGATGGTTAAGACCAGGTCTgaggaagt attcctgtgaactcacactcgacacaaacacagtgaacagaaacctcaaactgtctgacaacaacaggaaggtgaCACATGTGAGAGAGGATCAGTCGTATCCTGATCATCCAGACAGATTTGAATTGCCTCAGCTACTGTGTacaactggtctgactggtcgctGTTACTGGGAGGCTGAGTGGAGAGGAGATGTTTACATATCAGTGAGCTACAGAGGAAtaagaaggagaggaaacagtgaagaCTGTTGGTTTGGAAAGAACAATCAGTCCTGGAGTCTGTTCTGCTCAGATGGTTTTTACTCTGTCTGGCACAATAACATAAGGACATCcatcctttcctcctcctcctccgcctcctcctccaatAGAGTAGCGGTGTATGTGGACTGTCCTGCTGGcactctgtccttctacagagtcTTGTCCGACTCACtgatccacctccacaccttcaacaccacATTCACTGAACCTCTGTATCCTGGGTTTGGATTAGCAGTATGGTCGTTTGGTTCCTCAGCGTCTCTGTGTTCAGTATAG
- the LOC130180722 gene encoding protein NLRC3-like isoform X1, whose protein sequence is MNDLCFSPHEGRKCVSCCELSSMDQCEDRKEGAPPSKTTLCGEHESQTRAQSPEQQQTSDSARPGPGCRSGPVPSYVSMKRNMSMKSPFDFRQNVEQRIQQQRPDQTEPSCLSLKSDDSKELIILFKERRPSADQIVDQESSEVPSGQSAQQHQTHLDSIFMLLEENMVTFVKNELKKIQKLLIQDYPECLESQREDEEVLNSEDEEQRRSSREAFLQITLDFLRRMKQEELADCLQSRHIAPLCQRKLKSALKKNFQCVFEGIAKAGNPTLLNQIYTELYITEGGTGEVNDEHEVRQIETASRKPDRPETTIRQEDIFKSSPGRDEPIRTVMTKGVAGIGKTVLTQKFTLDWAEDKANQDIQFTFPFTFRELNVLKEKKFSLVELVHHFFTETKDAGICRFDRFQVVFIFDGLDECQPPLDFPNTEILTDVTESTSVDVLLTNLIRGKLLPSARLWITTRPAAANQIPPECVDMVTEVRGFTDPQKEEYFRKRFRDEKQASRIISHIKTTRSLHIMCRIPVFCWITATVLEEVLKTREGGELPKTLTEMYIHFLVVQLKLKNVKYDGGVETDPHWSPENRKMIESMGKLAFEQLQKGNLIFYESDLTECGIDIRAASVYSGVFTQIFKEERGLYQDKVFCFVHLSVQEFLAALHVHLTFFNSGVNLLPEEQSMRTSLWSNLFKEKSKCFYQSAVDKALQSPNGHLDLFLRFLLGLSLQTNQTLLLGLLRQTGSCSQTNQKTVQYIKRKIEDIPSAEKTINLFHCLNELNDRSLVEEIQQSLRSGSLSTDKLSPAQWSALVFILLSSEKDLDLFDLKKYSASEEALLRLLPVIKASHKALLSSCNLSERSCEALSSVLSSQSSSLRELDLSNNNLQDSGVNLLSAGLKSPHCALETLSLSGCLVTEDGCASLASALSASPSHLRELDLSYNHPGDSGVKLLFARLEDSDCRLDTLRFRPGGVRWLTPGLRKYSCELTLDTNTVNTQLKLSDNNRKVTYMTEKQPYPDHPDRFDHWPQLLCTTGLTGRCYWEVEWIGDVYISVSYRGIRRRGKRNDCVFGRNNQSFSLYCSDEHGYSVWHNNVQTSIPSSSSSVSNRVAVYVDCPAGTLSFYRVSSDSLIHLYTFNTTFTEPLYPGFGVWFWSSDSSVCLC, encoded by the exons ATGAATgatttgtgtttctctcctcaTGAAGGTAGAAAGTGTGTGAGCTGTTGTGAACTCAGCAGcatggatcagtgtgaggacagaaaggagggagcccctccctctaaaaccactctgtgtggggaacatgagagccagaccagagctcagag cccagagcagcagcaaacatcAGACTCTGctagacctggacctggatgtAGGTCTGGACCTGTACCCAGCTATGTGTCCATGAAGAGAAACATGTCAATGAAAAGTCCTTTTGATTTCAGACAAAATGTTGAGCAAAG gatccagcagcagagaccagaccagactgaacccagctgtctgtctttaaagagcGACGACTCAAAGGAGTTAATCATTCTCTTTAAAGAACGAcgtccatcagctgatcagat AGTGGACCAGGAGAGCTCAGAGGTTCCCAGTGGTCAGTCTGCccagcagcatcaaacacacCTGGACTCCATATTTATG ctgctggaggagaacatggTCACTTTTGTGAAGAACGAGCTGAAGAAGATTCAGAAGCTTCTGATTCAAGATTACCCAGAATGCTTagagagtcagagggaggatgaAGAGGTGTTGAAcagtgaggatgaggagcagaggaggagcagcagagaggcattTCTGCAGATCACACTGGACTTCCTGaggagaatgaagcaggaggagctggctgactgtctgcagagca GACATATTGCTCCACTTTGTCAACGTAAACTGAAATCTGCTCTGAAGAAGAacttccagtgtgtgtttgaggggatcgCTAAAGCAGGAAACCCAACTCTACTGAAtcagatctacacagagctctacatcacagagggagggactggagaggtcaatgatgaacatgaggtcagacagattgaaacagcatccaggaaaccagacagaccagaaacaaccatcagacaagaagacatctttaaatCCTCACCTGGAAGAGatgaaccaatcagaacagtgatgacaaagggagtggctggcattgggaaaacagtcttaacacagaagttcactctggactgggctgaagacaaagccaaccaggacatacagttcacatttccattcaccttcagagagctgaatgtgctgaaagagaaaaagttcagcttggtggaacttgttcatcacttctttactgaaaccaaagacgcaggaatctgcaggtttgatcGGTTCCAGGTTGTCttcatctttgacggtctgGATGAGTGTCAACCTCCTCTGGACTTCCCcaacactgagatcctgactgatgttacagagtccacctcagtggacgtgctgctgacaaacctcatcagggggaaactgcttccctctgctcgcctctggataaccacacgacctgcagcagcaaatcagatccctcctgagtgtgttgacatggtgacagaggtcagaggattcactgacccacagaaggaggaatacttcaggaagaggttcaGAGATGAGAAGCAGGCCAGCAGgatcatctcccacatcaagacaacacgaagcctccacatcatgtgccgcatcccagtcttctgctggatcactgctacagttctggaggaggtgttgaaaaccagagagggaggagagctgcccaagaccctgactgagatgtacatccacttcctggtggttcagCTAAAACTAAAAAACGTCAAGTATGATGGAGGAGTTGAGACAgatccacactggagtccagagaacaggaagatgattgagtctatgggaaaactggcttttgagcagctgcagaaaggaaacctgatcttctatgaatcagacctgacagagtgtggcatcgatatcagagcagcctcagtgtactcaggagtgttcacacagatctttaaagaggagagaggcctgtaTCAGGACAAGGTGTTCTGCTTTGTCCACctgagtgttcaggagtttctggctgctcttcatgtccatctgacctTCTTCAACTCTGGAGTCAATCTACTCCCAGAAGAACAGTCAATGCGGACCTCCCTGTGGTctaatttatttaaagaaaaatccaaatgttTCTACCAGAGTGCTGTGGACAAGGCCTTacagagtccaaatggacacctggacttgttcctccgcttcctcctgggtctttcactgcagaccaATCAGACTCTCCTGCTAGGTCTattgagacagacaggaagttgcTCACAGaccaatcagaaaacagtccagTACATCAAGAGGAAGATTGAAGACAttccctctgcagagaaaaccatcaacctgttccactgtctgaatgaactgaatgatcgtTCTCTAGTGGAGGAGATCCAACAGTCCCTGAGATCAGGAAgtctctccacagataaactgtctcctgctcagtggtcagctctggtcttcatcttactgtcatCAGAAAAAGATCTGGACCTGTTTGACCTcaagaaatactctgcttcagaggaggctcttctgaGGCTGCTGCCAGTGATCAAAGCCTCTCACAAAGCTCT actgagtagctgtaacctctcagagagaagctgtgaagctctgtcctcagtcctcagctcccagtcctctagtctgagagaactggacctgagtaacaacaacctgcaggattcaggagtcaacctgctgtctgctggactgaaGAGTCCACACTGTGCTCTGGAAACTCTCAG tctgtcAGGTTGTCTGGTCACAGAGGACGGCTGTGCTTCTCTCGCCTCAGCTCTGAGTGCCAgcccctcccatctgagagagctggacctgagctacaatcatccaggagactcaggggtgaagctgctgtttgctcGACTGGAGGATTCAGACTGTAGACTGGACACTCTCAG gTTCAGGCCTGGTGGAGTTCGATGGTTGACACCAGGCCTgaggaagt attcctgtgaactcacactcgacacaaacacagtgaacacacagctcaaactgtctgacaacaacaggaaggtgaCATATATGACAGAGAAGCAGCCGTATCCTGATCATCCAGACAGATTTGACCACTGGCCTCAGCTACTGTGTacaactggtctgactggtcgctgttactgggaggtcgaGTGGATAGGAGATGTTTATATATCAGTGAGTTACAGAGGAATCAGAAGGAGGGGAAAACGTAACGACTGCGTGTTTGGAAGGAATAATCAGTCCTTCAGTCTGTACTGCTCTGATGAGCATGGTTATTCTGTTTGGCACAATAACGTACAAACATCCataccctcctcctcctcctctgtctctaacagagtagcagtgtatgtggactgtcctgctggcactctgtccttctacagagtctcctctgactcactgaTCCACCTCTACACCTTCAACACCACATTCACTGAACCTCTGTATCCTGGATTTGGAGTCTGGTTTTGGTCTTCTGAttcctcagtgtgtctgtgttga
- the LOC130180722 gene encoding protein NLRC3-like isoform X2: MDQCEDRKEGAPPSKTTLCGEHESQTRAQSPEQQQTSDSARPGPGCRSGPVPSYVSMKRNMSMKSPFDFRQNVEQRIQQQRPDQTEPSCLSLKSDDSKELIILFKERRPSADQIVDQESSEVPSGQSAQQHQTHLDSIFMLLEENMVTFVKNELKKIQKLLIQDYPECLESQREDEEVLNSEDEEQRRSSREAFLQITLDFLRRMKQEELADCLQSRHIAPLCQRKLKSALKKNFQCVFEGIAKAGNPTLLNQIYTELYITEGGTGEVNDEHEVRQIETASRKPDRPETTIRQEDIFKSSPGRDEPIRTVMTKGVAGIGKTVLTQKFTLDWAEDKANQDIQFTFPFTFRELNVLKEKKFSLVELVHHFFTETKDAGICRFDRFQVVFIFDGLDECQPPLDFPNTEILTDVTESTSVDVLLTNLIRGKLLPSARLWITTRPAAANQIPPECVDMVTEVRGFTDPQKEEYFRKRFRDEKQASRIISHIKTTRSLHIMCRIPVFCWITATVLEEVLKTREGGELPKTLTEMYIHFLVVQLKLKNVKYDGGVETDPHWSPENRKMIESMGKLAFEQLQKGNLIFYESDLTECGIDIRAASVYSGVFTQIFKEERGLYQDKVFCFVHLSVQEFLAALHVHLTFFNSGVNLLPEEQSMRTSLWSNLFKEKSKCFYQSAVDKALQSPNGHLDLFLRFLLGLSLQTNQTLLLGLLRQTGSCSQTNQKTVQYIKRKIEDIPSAEKTINLFHCLNELNDRSLVEEIQQSLRSGSLSTDKLSPAQWSALVFILLSSEKDLDLFDLKKYSASEEALLRLLPVIKASHKALLSSCNLSERSCEALSSVLSSQSSSLRELDLSNNNLQDSGVNLLSAGLKSPHCALETLSLSGCLVTEDGCASLASALSASPSHLRELDLSYNHPGDSGVKLLFARLEDSDCRLDTLRFRPGGVRWLTPGLRKYSCELTLDTNTVNTQLKLSDNNRKVTYMTEKQPYPDHPDRFDHWPQLLCTTGLTGRCYWEVEWIGDVYISVSYRGIRRRGKRNDCVFGRNNQSFSLYCSDEHGYSVWHNNVQTSIPSSSSSVSNRVAVYVDCPAGTLSFYRVSSDSLIHLYTFNTTFTEPLYPGFGVWFWSSDSSVCLC, translated from the exons atggatcagtgtgaggacagaaaggagggagcccctccctctaaaaccactctgtgtggggaacatgagagccagaccagagctcagag cccagagcagcagcaaacatcAGACTCTGctagacctggacctggatgtAGGTCTGGACCTGTACCCAGCTATGTGTCCATGAAGAGAAACATGTCAATGAAAAGTCCTTTTGATTTCAGACAAAATGTTGAGCAAAG gatccagcagcagagaccagaccagactgaacccagctgtctgtctttaaagagcGACGACTCAAAGGAGTTAATCATTCTCTTTAAAGAACGAcgtccatcagctgatcagat AGTGGACCAGGAGAGCTCAGAGGTTCCCAGTGGTCAGTCTGCccagcagcatcaaacacacCTGGACTCCATATTTATG ctgctggaggagaacatggTCACTTTTGTGAAGAACGAGCTGAAGAAGATTCAGAAGCTTCTGATTCAAGATTACCCAGAATGCTTagagagtcagagggaggatgaAGAGGTGTTGAAcagtgaggatgaggagcagaggaggagcagcagagaggcattTCTGCAGATCACACTGGACTTCCTGaggagaatgaagcaggaggagctggctgactgtctgcagagca GACATATTGCTCCACTTTGTCAACGTAAACTGAAATCTGCTCTGAAGAAGAacttccagtgtgtgtttgaggggatcgCTAAAGCAGGAAACCCAACTCTACTGAAtcagatctacacagagctctacatcacagagggagggactggagaggtcaatgatgaacatgaggtcagacagattgaaacagcatccaggaaaccagacagaccagaaacaaccatcagacaagaagacatctttaaatCCTCACCTGGAAGAGatgaaccaatcagaacagtgatgacaaagggagtggctggcattgggaaaacagtcttaacacagaagttcactctggactgggctgaagacaaagccaaccaggacatacagttcacatttccattcaccttcagagagctgaatgtgctgaaagagaaaaagttcagcttggtggaacttgttcatcacttctttactgaaaccaaagacgcaggaatctgcaggtttgatcGGTTCCAGGTTGTCttcatctttgacggtctgGATGAGTGTCAACCTCCTCTGGACTTCCCcaacactgagatcctgactgatgttacagagtccacctcagtggacgtgctgctgacaaacctcatcagggggaaactgcttccctctgctcgcctctggataaccacacgacctgcagcagcaaatcagatccctcctgagtgtgttgacatggtgacagaggtcagaggattcactgacccacagaaggaggaatacttcaggaagaggttcaGAGATGAGAAGCAGGCCAGCAGgatcatctcccacatcaagacaacacgaagcctccacatcatgtgccgcatcccagtcttctgctggatcactgctacagttctggaggaggtgttgaaaaccagagagggaggagagctgcccaagaccctgactgagatgtacatccacttcctggtggttcagCTAAAACTAAAAAACGTCAAGTATGATGGAGGAGTTGAGACAgatccacactggagtccagagaacaggaagatgattgagtctatgggaaaactggcttttgagcagctgcagaaaggaaacctgatcttctatgaatcagacctgacagagtgtggcatcgatatcagagcagcctcagtgtactcaggagtgttcacacagatctttaaagaggagagaggcctgtaTCAGGACAAGGTGTTCTGCTTTGTCCACctgagtgttcaggagtttctggctgctcttcatgtccatctgacctTCTTCAACTCTGGAGTCAATCTACTCCCAGAAGAACAGTCAATGCGGACCTCCCTGTGGTctaatttatttaaagaaaaatccaaatgttTCTACCAGAGTGCTGTGGACAAGGCCTTacagagtccaaatggacacctggacttgttcctccgcttcctcctgggtctttcactgcagaccaATCAGACTCTCCTGCTAGGTCTattgagacagacaggaagttgcTCACAGaccaatcagaaaacagtccagTACATCAAGAGGAAGATTGAAGACAttccctctgcagagaaaaccatcaacctgttccactgtctgaatgaactgaatgatcgtTCTCTAGTGGAGGAGATCCAACAGTCCCTGAGATCAGGAAgtctctccacagataaactgtctcctgctcagtggtcagctctggtcttcatcttactgtcatCAGAAAAAGATCTGGACCTGTTTGACCTcaagaaatactctgcttcagaggaggctcttctgaGGCTGCTGCCAGTGATCAAAGCCTCTCACAAAGCTCT actgagtagctgtaacctctcagagagaagctgtgaagctctgtcctcagtcctcagctcccagtcctctagtctgagagaactggacctgagtaacaacaacctgcaggattcaggagtcaacctgctgtctgctggactgaaGAGTCCACACTGTGCTCTGGAAACTCTCAG tctgtcAGGTTGTCTGGTCACAGAGGACGGCTGTGCTTCTCTCGCCTCAGCTCTGAGTGCCAgcccctcccatctgagagagctggacctgagctacaatcatccaggagactcaggggtgaagctgctgtttgctcGACTGGAGGATTCAGACTGTAGACTGGACACTCTCAG gTTCAGGCCTGGTGGAGTTCGATGGTTGACACCAGGCCTgaggaagt attcctgtgaactcacactcgacacaaacacagtgaacacacagctcaaactgtctgacaacaacaggaaggtgaCATATATGACAGAGAAGCAGCCGTATCCTGATCATCCAGACAGATTTGACCACTGGCCTCAGCTACTGTGTacaactggtctgactggtcgctgttactgggaggtcgaGTGGATAGGAGATGTTTATATATCAGTGAGTTACAGAGGAATCAGAAGGAGGGGAAAACGTAACGACTGCGTGTTTGGAAGGAATAATCAGTCCTTCAGTCTGTACTGCTCTGATGAGCATGGTTATTCTGTTTGGCACAATAACGTACAAACATCCataccctcctcctcctcctctgtctctaacagagtagcagtgtatgtggactgtcctgctggcactctgtccttctacagagtctcctctgactcactgaTCCACCTCTACACCTTCAACACCACATTCACTGAACCTCTGTATCCTGGATTTGGAGTCTGGTTTTGGTCTTCTGAttcctcagtgtgtctgtgttga